A single genomic interval of Isorropodon fossajaponicum endosymbiont JTNG4 harbors:
- a CDS encoding DEAD/DEAH box helicase, with translation MGFSKLGLSDSILKAIEQQGYSEPSPIQAQAIPAILEGKDVMAAAQTGTGKTAGFTLPILEILSKGNPTKSNQVRTLILTPTRELAAQVSDSVATYGKHLSLKSSVVFGGVKINPQMRKLRGGVDILVATPGRLLDLYSQNAVKFDTLEIVVFDEADRMLDMGFIHDIKRILKILPPEKQTLMFSATFSNDIRTLAKGLVNNPVEISVTPRNSTVKAVKQWIHPVDKSKKQALLTHLIQEHSWYQVLVFSRTKHGANRIATQLEKKKISATAIHGNKSQGARTRALADFKNAKVNVLVATDIAARGIDIDQLPHVVNFDLPHVPEDYVHRIGRTGRAGSKGEAISLVSTDEAKQLFDIERLIQNKLDRVMVEGFVPEHNLPESGKKILPPKTKKPKKNKSRNKPRYGKNSNSQENKPNNKKGFWGSKPNKKSTRKTT, from the coding sequence ATGGGTTTTTCAAAATTAGGCTTGTCTGATTCAATTCTTAAAGCCATCGAGCAACAAGGATACAGCGAGCCATCACCAATACAAGCTCAAGCTATTCCAGCTATTTTAGAAGGTAAAGATGTTATGGCCGCTGCCCAAACTGGCACGGGTAAAACAGCAGGATTCACGCTACCTATTCTTGAAATATTATCAAAAGGTAATCCTACAAAATCCAATCAGGTTCGTACGCTAATCCTAACCCCTACGCGTGAATTAGCCGCACAAGTCAGCGATAGTGTAGCGACTTATGGTAAGCATTTGTCGCTTAAATCAAGTGTGGTGTTTGGCGGCGTAAAGATTAATCCACAAATGCGAAAGTTGCGTGGTGGTGTTGATATCTTAGTCGCCACACCAGGGCGATTATTAGATTTATATTCTCAAAATGCAGTGAAATTTGACACGCTAGAGATTGTTGTATTTGACGAGGCAGATAGAATGTTAGATATGGGATTTATTCATGATATTAAGCGAATTTTAAAGATCCTACCACCAGAAAAGCAAACACTCATGTTTTCAGCCACTTTTTCTAATGACATTCGAACACTGGCAAAGGGTTTAGTTAACAACCCTGTAGAAATATCAGTCACCCCTAGAAATTCCACCGTTAAAGCGGTAAAGCAGTGGATTCATCCTGTTGATAAATCCAAAAAACAAGCACTACTCACACACCTTATTCAAGAACATAGCTGGTATCAGGTGCTGGTATTTAGCCGTACTAAGCATGGTGCAAATCGCATTGCCACTCAATTAGAAAAGAAAAAAATTAGTGCAACTGCCATTCATGGTAACAAAAGTCAAGGTGCTCGTACAAGAGCCTTGGCAGATTTTAAAAATGCCAAAGTGAACGTGTTAGTGGCAACTGATATTGCTGCAAGGGGCATTGATATTGACCAATTGCCACATGTCGTTAACTTTGACCTGCCACATGTGCCAGAAGATTATGTACATCGTATTGGTCGTACGGGTCGTGCTGGTTCAAAAGGCGAGGCAATTTCATTAGTTAGTACTGATGAAGCTAAGCAATTATTTGATATTGAACGCCTCATTCAAAATAAATTAGACCGTGTAATGGTAGAAGGATTTGTGCCAGAGCACAATTTGCCAGAATCGGGCAAGAAAATCTTACCGCCAAAAACCAAAAAACCAAAAAAAAATAAGAGCCGTAATAAGCCTAGATACGGCAAAAATAGCAATTCTCAAGAAAATAAACCAAACAATAAAAAAGGTTTTTGGGGTAGTAAGCCCAATAAAAAATCTACAAGGAAAACAACATGA
- a CDS encoding CPXCG motif-containing cysteine-rich protein, with protein sequence MNECQQQSVQCPYCGELIELSIDCSAPNQSYIEDCSVCCHPINITVNTDFDQQVHLQVTHENE encoded by the coding sequence ATGAATGAATGTCAACAACAAAGCGTCCAATGCCCTTATTGTGGCGAGTTAATTGAACTGAGTATTGATTGTTCGGCGCCTAATCAAAGCTATATAGAAGATTGTTCAGTTTGCTGTCATCCAATTAATATTACGGTTAATACAGACTTTGATCAACAAGTGCATTTACAAGTGACCCATGAAAATGAATAA
- a CDS encoding BolA family protein: MTLEEVQAKIQAGIENSTVTMEGDGCSCSTKVVSPIFEGMSLLARQKMVLAVMNEEITNGTLHALSIKTRTPEEDA; the protein is encoded by the coding sequence ATGACATTAGAAGAAGTTCAAGCAAAAATTCAAGCAGGTATAGAAAATTCAACGGTTACCATGGAGGGTGATGGTTGTAGCTGTTCAACAAAAGTAGTGTCGCCAATTTTTGAGGGTATGTCACTATTGGCTAGGCAAAAAATGGTACTTGCTGTTATGAATGAAGAAATTACTAATGGTACACTTCATGCACTCAGTATCAAAACACGCACGCCAGAAGAAGACGCCTAA